The Gammaproteobacteria bacterium genomic interval GCCTACCAGTTGTGGTTTCGCGGTAGGCGAGCACGCAAGCGGTTGTATTTCCGTAGCTGCAAACTGCCCAAACCGCACTCAGATGGACACCCCGCTTCCTATGTTTCATACCTGATAGTGGCAAAATACAGGCCTATGCGGCAAAAAACGGTAGACAATAGGCCTTTACCTGAATATATTCGATCAACACCAATGAGTTGCCAAACATGCGCCAAGAATCCTCATCTTTCCGTGGGTACAGGCGAGAGGCACTTTAATCAGAACGTCCTTGAGGAAATTGATAAATGGCTGAGATGGAAGATCGTTGGTTGTCCGTAGGGGATATATGCACCTACCTCGGCGTGAGCAATGACACTGTCTACAGGTGGATTGAAAAACAGGACATGCCCGCCCACCGTGTCGGCCGACTCTGGAAGTTCAAGAAAGATGAGGTTGACGGTTGGGTAAAAGCCGGTGGAGCGACAGATCCATCTGAAAATAAGAAAAAGCGCAAAGGAAAATAGCGGGACATGAACCACGTGATCCACAACAGCATTGTCAATTTTATCTGGGGCATCGCCGACGACGTGTTGCGCGATGTCTATGTGCGCGGCAAGTACCGCGACGTGATCCTGCCGATGACGGTCATTCGCCGTCTCGACGCGCTTTTGGAGCCGAGCAAGGAAAATGTGCTCGGCATGAAAAAGCAGCTCGACGGGGCCGGAATCGCCAACCAGCACGCAGCGCTCTGCCAGGCCTCTGGCGAGGCCTTTTACAATGTCTCGCCCTTTACCTTGCGCGACCTGAAGAACCGCGCCAAGCAACAGCAGCTCAAGGCCGACTTCGAGGCCTATCTGGACGGTTTTTCGCCCAACGTCCAGGAGATCCTCGACAAGTTCAAGTTCCGCAACCAGATCCCCACGTTGATCGAGGCCGACATCCTCGGCCACCTGATTGAGAAGTTCCTCGACGGCCGCGTCAATCTCAGCCCCAAGCCTGTACAGGACGTGGACGGCAACGAGCTGCTCCCGGCGCTCGACAACCATTCGATGGGCACCATTTTCGAGGAGCTGATCCGTCGCTTCAACGAAGAGAACAACGAAGAGGCCGGAGAGCACTTCACGCCCCGCGATGTGGTCAAGCTCATGGCCGACCTGATCTTCCTGCCGGTGGCCGACGACATCGAATCCGGCACCTACCTCGTCTATGACGGCGCCTGCGGCACCGGCGGCATGCTGACAGTGGCCGAGGAACGCCTGGCCGAACTGGCCCAGAGTCACGGCAAGGACGTCTCCATCCATCTTTTCGGTCAGGAGGTGCAGCCGGAAACCTACGCCATTTCCAAGGCCGACCTGCTGCTCAAAGGCGAAGGGGCCGAGGCCGAGAACATGAAGTACGGCTCCACGCTCTCCAGCGATGCCTTCCCGTCACAGGAGTTCGACTTCATGCTCTCCAATCCGCCTTACGGCAAGAGCTGGAAGACCGACCTGGAGCGCCTGGGCGGCAAGGGAGATATCAAGGACCTGCGCTTTGTCACCCAGCACGGCGGCGACCCGGAATACAAGATGGTCACCCGTTCCTCGGACGGGCAGCTCATGTTCCTTGTCAACAAGCTCTCCAAGATGAAGCACACCACCCACTTCGGCAGCCGCATCGCCGAGGTCCACAACGGCTCGTCGCTCTTCACCGGCGACGCCGGTCAGGGCGAAAGCAACATCCGCCGCTGGATCATCGAAAACGACTGGCTGGAGGCCATCATCGCCCTGCCGGAGAACACTTTCTACAACACCGGCATCGCCACCTATATCTGGGTGTTGTCCAACCGCAAGAGCGAGGAGCGTAAAGGCAAGGTCCAGCTCGTCGACGCCACCGAATGGTACGTGCCGCTGCGCCGCAACCTCGGCAAGAAGAACTGCGAGTTCTCCGAGGAACACATCCGCGCCATCTGCGACCTGGTTGTCAACCCGATCCAATCCGACAAATCCAAGATCTTCCCCAACGAGGCCTTCGGCTACTGGAAGGTGACGGTGGACCGTCCGCTGCGCCTAGCCGTTGACCTGAGCCCGGCCCGGCTGGAACGGTTTGAACGGACCTGCGCCAAGGCCAAGGAAGAGCCGCTGGCCAACCTGGCCCGCCGCGTGAACGAAGCCCTCGGAGCCGGTCCGCACCTCGATTTCAATGCCTTCATGGACGCCTGCGACACCGATGCCGACAAGCACGGCGTCAAGCTCACCGCCAAGCGCAAGAAGCTGTTGCAGAGCGAAATCTGCGACACCAGCGAGGATGCCGCGCCGGTACTGAAGAAGGTTCACAAGCCCGGCAAGGCCAAGCCCGATCCCATCCACGGCATGTTCGAGGCCGAGGTGAACGGCAAGACCTGCGTGGTTGAATATGAGCCGGATACCGCCCTGCGCGACAGCGAGCAGATACCGCTGCTGGAAGAAGGCGGCATCGAGGCGTTCTTCCGGCGCGAGGTGTTACCCTACACCCCGGATGCCTGGATCGACCCGGGCAAGACGCTGGTGGGTTACGAGATCTCCTTCACTCGCCATTTCTACCGGCCCGCGCCCATGCGCACCCTGGATGAGATCAAGGCCGACATCTACGCCTTGGAGCAGGAGACCGAGGGGCTGCTGGAACAGATTGTCGGGGAGGCTGAGTGATGAAGCTGGCGCCCTATCCAGAACACAAGAATGCGGGAGTGAGTTGGGTCGGCAGTATTCCCGCGCATTGGCCTGAGAAGCGGGCAAAGTATTACTTTAAAGAAATCGATGAGCGTTCCCAGACAGGAGAAGAGGAAATGCTTTCGGTGTCGCATATCACGGGAGTGACACCCCGCAGCCAGAAGAACGTGACCATGTTCAAGGCCGAGTCGAATGTCGGCCAAAAGCGTTGCCAACCCGGCGATTTGGTCATCAATACGATGTGGGCATGGATGTCTGCTTTGGGCGTCTCGAACCACGACGGAATTGTGAGTCCCGCCTATGGTGTTTACCGTCCAAGAAGCAACCAGGATTACGATAACTATTATCTTGATCACCTGTTGCGGGTTGAAGGGTATCGGTCGGAATACATCTGCCGGTCAACGGGCATCCGCTCTTCCCGGCTCAGGCTCTATCCAGATAAATTTCTGAGCATGCCGGTGGTTTGCCCTCCGCAGGAAGAGCAGCAAGCCATCGCACGATTCCTGAAGGCGCAAGACCGTTTGTTCCGAAAATTCATCCGAAACAAGCGGCGGCTCATCGAGTTGCTCAAGGAGCAGAAGCAGAACGTCATCAATCAGGCCGTGACCCGGGGGCTTGATCCCAGTGTCAAGTTCAAGCCCAGCGGCGTGGAATGGATCGGGGATATTCCGGAGCATTGGGACGCCACGAAGCTCAAACGCGTGGTCAGCTTCAATCCATCAAAGTCTGAGACACGAGCGAATCCGGCGGATGAAGGAAAGGTTGTCTTTCTTCCCATGGAGAACATCTCCGTCAATGGAGATATCAGCTGCACCGAAAAACGTCCTCTGTCCGAAGTCTGGAATGGCTTCACGTATTTCCGACGCGGGGATGTGGTTGTCGCGAAAATCACTCCCTGTTTTGAGAACGGCAAGGGAGCTTACCTCAAAGGGCTTGAATCTGATTTCGGCTTTGGCACTACCGAACTGATCGTTCTTCGCCCTTCAAAGGCAATCGACGGTGCTTTCCTTCGGTTCCTCACATCAACTAAGCAGTTCCTGTTGCTGGGTGAGCAATACATGACCGGCGCGGCTGGCCAGCAGCGAATTCCATCAGATTTTGTAAAGAATTATCCAATTGGTCTGCCACCAATTGATGAGCAACTGGAAATTCTTGAACACATCCAGGAAAAGTCGGCCGAGATCGACCAGGCCATTACCCGCGCCCAACGTGAGATCGAGTTGATGCGCGAATACCGCACCCGGCTGATTTCCGATGTGGTCACCGGTCAGGTGGACGTGCGCGGGATCGAAGTGCCGGAGGTTGCCGAGGAAGAGCTGCTGGCGTTTGATGAAGATTCCAATGGGGCGGATGAGATCATCGACGATGAACTGGAAACGGAGGTTGAGGGATGACTGTTCCTGCTCAGCCGAAGATCTACCACATCGTACATATGGATAGACTGCCATCAATTATTCATAGTGATGGGTTGTGGTGCGATGCAGAGATTGTGAAGCATCCGGGGCTGGGAACGACGATAGGGATGAGTACCATTAAATCGAGGCGCCTCAATGAACTTACCCTGGATAGTCATCCTGGGTTACACGTGGGCGAGTGTGTACCTTTCTATTTTTGTCCCCGTTCGATCATGCTCTACCTGATTTATCAGGGTAATCATCCCGAGCTTACCTATCATGATGGTCAAGGCCCAATCGTGCATCTGGAGTTCGACCTTCAGGCGGCCGTTGCATGGGCCGAAGCGAACAATCGGCGTTGGGCATTCACGCTATCTAACGCAGGTTCTTACTTTTTCGAAGATCGTTGTGATTTGGCTCGATTGAATGAAATAAACTGGGATGCAGTCGGAGCCAATCGTTGGAGTGGGGCAGGAATTTCACCCATGGTCAAGGAAGGCAAGCAGGCGGAGTTTCTGGTGGAAACCAGTTTCCCATGGAGCTTGGTTGAGCGTATTGGCGTGCGTACCAATGCGACATATCACCAGGTGGTCCATGCACTAACCGGTAGCGCCCATAAACCGCAGCTAGAGATCAAGACCGAATGGTATTACTGAGGGGAATTTTAGAATGATTGAATACAAGACAGGCAATATCCTCACTGAAGACGCCGAGGCGATCATCAATACCGTTAATTGTGTCGGCGTGATGGGCCGTGGTATTGCGCTCCAGTTCAAAAAGGCCTTCCCGGAGAACTTCAAGGCCTATGCCGCTGCCTGCAAGCGAGAGGAAGTTCAGCCAGGGTGCATGTTCGTTTTCGATATGGGCGGCCTGACCAATCCACGTTACATCATCAACTTTCCCACCAAGCGTCATTGGCGGGGCAAGAGCCGTATAGAGGATATCGAATCGGGCCTTGAAGCACTGGCCACAGAGATCAGGGTGCGAGGTATCCACTCTATTGCTATCCCGCCGCTGGGTAGCGGTCTGGGTGGATTGGACTGGTCGGAAGTACGACAGCGCATTGAGCGGGCGCTTAGCAGTATGGATGACGTCCGCATCATTATCTTCGAGCCCAAGGGCGCGCCAGGGGTTGAAAAGATGGTGCATAACCGGGAAGTGCCCAACATGACGCCGGGCCGGGCGGCGCTTGTAGAGCTGATGCGCCGCTATTTGAGTGGACTGCTCGATCCATTTGTAACGCTGCTTGAAGTTCACAAGCTGATGTACTTCATGCAGGAAGCGGGTGAACCGTTAAAGCTCCGTTATCAGAAAGCATCTTATGGTCCCTATGCCGAGAATCTTCGACATGTGTTGAATGCCATTGAGGGACATCTGGTTTCCGGCTATGCCGATGGCGGCGACGCGCCGGACAAGCCACTTCAGCTTGTGCCGGGAGCTATAGAGGATGCTACCGAATTCCTTAGTGAGCACGCTGAGACCAGGCAAC includes:
- a CDS encoding restriction endonuclease subunit S, which gives rise to MKLAPYPEHKNAGVSWVGSIPAHWPEKRAKYYFKEIDERSQTGEEEMLSVSHITGVTPRSQKNVTMFKAESNVGQKRCQPGDLVINTMWAWMSALGVSNHDGIVSPAYGVYRPRSNQDYDNYYLDHLLRVEGYRSEYICRSTGIRSSRLRLYPDKFLSMPVVCPPQEEQQAIARFLKAQDRLFRKFIRNKRRLIELLKEQKQNVINQAVTRGLDPSVKFKPSGVEWIGDIPEHWDATKLKRVVSFNPSKSETRANPADEGKVVFLPMENISVNGDISCTEKRPLSEVWNGFTYFRRGDVVVAKITPCFENGKGAYLKGLESDFGFGTTELIVLRPSKAIDGAFLRFLTSTKQFLLLGEQYMTGAAGQQRIPSDFVKNYPIGLPPIDEQLEILEHIQEKSAEIDQAITRAQREIELMREYRTRLISDVVTGQVDVRGIEVPEVAEEELLAFDEDSNGADEIIDDELETEVEG
- a CDS encoding macro domain-containing protein, producing the protein MIEYKTGNILTEDAEAIINTVNCVGVMGRGIALQFKKAFPENFKAYAAACKREEVQPGCMFVFDMGGLTNPRYIINFPTKRHWRGKSRIEDIESGLEALATEIRVRGIHSIAIPPLGSGLGGLDWSEVRQRIERALSSMDDVRIIIFEPKGAPGVEKMVHNREVPNMTPGRAALVELMRRYLSGLLDPFVTLLEVHKLMYFMQEAGEPLKLRYQKASYGPYAENLRHVLNAIEGHLVSGYADGGDAPDKPLQLVPGAIEDATEFLSEHAETRQ
- a CDS encoding type I restriction-modification system subunit M codes for the protein MNHVIHNSIVNFIWGIADDVLRDVYVRGKYRDVILPMTVIRRLDALLEPSKENVLGMKKQLDGAGIANQHAALCQASGEAFYNVSPFTLRDLKNRAKQQQLKADFEAYLDGFSPNVQEILDKFKFRNQIPTLIEADILGHLIEKFLDGRVNLSPKPVQDVDGNELLPALDNHSMGTIFEELIRRFNEENNEEAGEHFTPRDVVKLMADLIFLPVADDIESGTYLVYDGACGTGGMLTVAEERLAELAQSHGKDVSIHLFGQEVQPETYAISKADLLLKGEGAEAENMKYGSTLSSDAFPSQEFDFMLSNPPYGKSWKTDLERLGGKGDIKDLRFVTQHGGDPEYKMVTRSSDGQLMFLVNKLSKMKHTTHFGSRIAEVHNGSSLFTGDAGQGESNIRRWIIENDWLEAIIALPENTFYNTGIATYIWVLSNRKSEERKGKVQLVDATEWYVPLRRNLGKKNCEFSEEHIRAICDLVVNPIQSDKSKIFPNEAFGYWKVTVDRPLRLAVDLSPARLERFERTCAKAKEEPLANLARRVNEALGAGPHLDFNAFMDACDTDADKHGVKLTAKRKKLLQSEICDTSEDAAPVLKKVHKPGKAKPDPIHGMFEAEVNGKTCVVEYEPDTALRDSEQIPLLEEGGIEAFFRREVLPYTPDAWIDPGKTLVGYEISFTRHFYRPAPMRTLDEIKADIYALEQETEGLLEQIVGEAE
- a CDS encoding DUF4433 domain-containing protein, which codes for MTVPAQPKIYHIVHMDRLPSIIHSDGLWCDAEIVKHPGLGTTIGMSTIKSRRLNELTLDSHPGLHVGECVPFYFCPRSIMLYLIYQGNHPELTYHDGQGPIVHLEFDLQAAVAWAEANNRRWAFTLSNAGSYFFEDRCDLARLNEINWDAVGANRWSGAGISPMVKEGKQAEFLVETSFPWSLVERIGVRTNATYHQVVHALTGSAHKPQLEIKTEWYY
- a CDS encoding helix-turn-helix domain-containing protein, encoding MAEMEDRWLSVGDICTYLGVSNDTVYRWIEKQDMPAHRVGRLWKFKKDEVDGWVKAGGATDPSENKKKRKGK